One window of the Vigna radiata var. radiata cultivar VC1973A chromosome 1, Vradiata_ver6, whole genome shotgun sequence genome contains the following:
- the LOC106771968 gene encoding uncharacterized protein LOC106771968 — MQTLQMSLLTQPYVQPRFPCKRYPTFSASCRTQKTAITKTEKVFFSESFDQTRCTQPLSEKKKRVFFLDVNPLCYEGSKPSLRSFGRWLSLFLHQVSLTDPVIAVIDGEGGSEHRRKLLPSYKAHRKKFMRHMSSGHVGRSHQVINDVLGKCNVPVIKVAGHEADDVVATLAGQVVNKGFRVVIGSPDKDFKQLISEDVQIVMPLPELQRWSFYTLRHYRDQYNCDPESDLSFRCIVGDEVDGVPGIQHLVPSFGRKTAMKLIKKHGSLETLLNAAAIRTVGRPYAQDALKNHADYLRRNYEVLALKRDVNIQLYDEWLVKRDNHNDKTALSSFFKYLGESKELSYNGRPISYNG, encoded by the exons ATGCAAACGTTACAGATGAGTCTGTTGACACAACCTTACGTTCAGCCTCGTTTCCCTTGCAAGCGTTACCCGACCTTCTCCGCATCCTGCAGAACTCAAAAGACAGCGATCACGAAAACAGAGAAGGTGTTTTTCAGTGAGTCATTTGATCAAACACGTTGCACGCAGCCTCTCtcggaaaagaagaagagggtgtTCTTTTTGGACGTTAACCCGCTCTGTTACGAAGGAAGCAAGCCCAGCTTGCGCTCCTTCGGGCGGTGGCTCTCTCTGTTTCTCCATCAAGTCAGCCTCACTGACCCCGTCATTGCT GTTATTGATGGAGAAGGAGGCAGCGAGCATCGCAGAAAGTTGCTACCTTCATATAAAGCACATAGGAAAAAGTTCATGAGACACATGTCAAGTGGCCATGTTGGGAGGTCTCATCAAGTTATAAATGATGTTCTTGGAAAATGCAACGTGCCA GTTATAAAGGTTGCTGGTCATGAAGCTGATGATGTTGTAGCTACTCTAGCTGGACAAGTTGTCAATAAAGGGTTTCGAGTGGTCATTGGCTCCCCTGATAAGGATTTTAAGCAGCTTATATCTGAAGATGTGCAAATAGTTATGCCTTTGCCAGAGTTACAAAGGTGGTCCTTCTACACTCTGAGGCACTACAGGGATCAGTATAATTGTGATCCAGAATCTGATCTGAGCTTTA GATGCATTGTAGGTGATGAAGTAGACGGCGTTCCTGGTATCCAGCATTTGGTCCCTAGTTTTGGTCGGAAGACTGCTATGaaacttattaaaaaacatGGTTCCTTGGAAACTTTATTAAATGCGGCTGCAATAAGGACTGTAGGCAGACCATATGCACAGGATGCCCTTAAAAACCATGCTGATTACCTTCGGAGAAACTATGAAGTTCTTGCCTTGAAAAG GGATGTAAATATCCAACTTTATGATGAGTGGTTGGTTAAGAGAGACAATCACAATGATAAAACTGCACTATCTTCCTTCTTCAAATATTTGGGAGAAAGTAAGGAGCTCAGTTACAATGGCAGACCTATCTCTTACAATGGTTGA
- the LOC106771960 gene encoding pentatricopeptide repeat-containing protein At2g18940, chloroplastic, producing the protein MEGTLFPNRPVLPAPAPRQTQQPSKFKPNFLPPQSPPPPPPSPSFQLDSLLQHLQHLSSVPITTPTLTLVPASKDNSTHFNNSLHSKQKKLSLASDPVVEQDQLDDTKFGFLSDKGKLLLNSIVGSPLHELNGFFNSVEFELLEVDFLSLLKALDLSGNWERALLLFEWGWLHFRSEQNLRLDNQVIELMVRILGRESQHSIASKLFDLIPVEQYSLDVRAYTTVLHAYARTGKYKRAIVLFGKMTEFGLDPTLVTYNVMLDVYGKMGRSWSRILELLDEMRNKGLEFDEFTCSTVIFACGREGMLDEARKFFAELKLNGYKPGTVTYNTMLQVFGKAGIYTEALSILKEMEDNSCPPDAVTYNELAATYVRAGFLDQGKAVIDTMTSQGVMPNAITYTTVIDAYGKAGREDEALRLFSQMKDLGCAPNVYTYNSVLAMLGKKSRTEDVINVLCEMKLNGCAPNRATWNTMLVVCSEEGKHNHVNRVLREMKNSGFEPDKDTFNTLISAYARCGSEVDSAKMYGEMIKAGFTPCVTTYNSILNALARLGNWKAAESVILDMRSKGFKPNETSYSLMLHCYSKAGNVKGIEAIEKEIYDGHVFSSWILLRTLILSNHKCRHLRGMERAFDKLHEYGYKPDLVVINSMLSMYSRNKMFSKAHEMMHFIYENGLQPTLFTYNCLMDLYVREGECWKAEEILKGIQNSGPEPDVVSYNTVIKGFCRKGLMQEAIRVLSEMTTKGIQPTIVSYNTFLSGYVGMELFDEAIEVIRFMIEHNCRPNELTYKIVVDGYCKAGKHEQAMDFVSKIKEIDISLDDRYVKRLGSCIRERMGSVL; encoded by the coding sequence ATGGAGGGTACCCTCTTCCCCAATCGGCCAGTTTTACCAGCCCCTGCACCAAGACAAACCCAACAACCTTCAAAATTCAAGCCAAATTTTTTACCTCCACAatctccaccaccacctcctccttctccttctttccAATTGGATTCACTTCTCCAACATCTTCAGCATCTTTCTTCAGTCCCCATCACCACTCCCACGCTAACCCTTGTGCCTGCTTCCAAGGATAACAGCACCCATTTTAACAACTCCCTTCATTCAAAGCAAAAGAAACTCTCTTTAGCTTCTGACCCCGTTGTTGAACAGGACCAGCTTGATGATACAAAGTTTGGATTTTTATCTGACAAGGGTAAGTTGTTGCTCAATTCAATTGTTGGGTCACCTTTGCATGAATTGAATGGTTTTTTCAACTCTGTTGAGTTTGAGTTGCTTGAGGTTGATTTTCTCAGCCTGTTGAAAGCTTTGGACCTTTCTGGGAACTGGGAGAGGGCTCTTTTGCTGTTTGAATGGGGCTGGTTGCATTTTAGGAGTGAACAAAATTTGAGGTTGGACAATCAGGTTATTGAATTGATGGTTCGGATATTGGGGAGAGAGTCACAGCATTCTATTGCATCCAAGTTGTTTGATTTAATTCCTGTGGAACAATACTCACTTGATGTCCGGGCTTACACCACTGTTCTTCATGCTTATGCTCGAACTGGCAAGTATAAACGGGCAATTGTGTTGTTTGGAAAAATGACTGAGTTCGGTCTTGATCCAACTTTGGTCACTTACAATGTTATGCTTGATGTTTATGGCAAGATGGGTCGTTCTTGGAGTAGAATCTTGGAGTTGTTGGATGAGATGAGGAATAAAGGGCTTGAGTTTGATGAGTTTACTTGCAGCACCGTGATTTTTGCTTGTGGGAGAGAGGGTATGCTAGATGAAGCTAGGAAGTTTTTCgctgaattgaaattgaatggcTATAAACCAGGAACTGTTACGTATAATACTATGCTGCAGGTTTTTGGAAAGGCTGGAATATACACTGAGGCCTTGAGCATCTTGAAAGAAATGGAGGATAATAGTTGCCCTCCTGATGCGGTCACTTACAATGAGCTCGCGGCAACATATGTAAGAGCTGGGTTTCTCGACCAAGGGAAGGCTGTGATTGATACAATGACAAGCCAAGGCGTAATGCCAAATGCTATTACTTATACAACTGTAATAGATGCCTATGGTAAGGCGGGAAGGGAGGATGAGGCATTGAGGTTGTTCAGCCAGATGAAGGACTTGGGTTGTGCTCCTAATGTATACACTTACAACTCTGTTCTTGCCATGCTAGGCAAGAAGTCAAGAACAGAAGATGTCATTAATGTTCTCTGTGAGATGAAATTGAATGGATGTGCTCCTAATCGGGCTACGTGGAACACAATGCTTGTTGTATGCAGTGAGGAGGGTAAGCACAATCATGTTAATAGGGTCTTAAGGGAAATGAAAAACTCTGGATTTGAGCCTGACAAAGACACATTCAATACATTGATTAGTGCATATGCTCGGTGTGGATCTGAAGTTGATTCTGCAAAAATGTATGGGGAAATGATTAAAGCAGGCTTTACACCATGCGTAACAACTTATAATTCTATTCTAAATGCCCTTGCTCGGCTAGGCAATTGGAAAGCAGCAGAATCTGTCATTCTGGACATGCGGAGTAAGGGCTTCAAGCCTAATGAGACTTCATACTCACTGATGCTCCATTGTTATTCCAAGGCTGGGAATGTCAAGGGGATAGAGGCGATTGAGAAAGAAATTTATGATGGTCATGTCTTTTCTAGTTGGATTCTTTTGAGAACCCTTATCCTATCAAACCACAAGTGCAGACACCTTAGGGGAATGGAAAGGGCATTTGATAAATTGCACGAGTATGGATACAAACCTGATTTGGTTGTCATTAACTCCATGCTTTCAATGTATTCCCGGAACAAGATGTTTTCGAAGGCCCATGAAATGAtgcattttatttatgaaaatggaTTGCAGCCAACTCTTTTCACTTACAACTGCTTGATGGATTTGTATGTTCGAGAGGGTGAGTGTTGGAAAGCAGAAGAAATACTCAAGGGAATTCAAAACTCTGGTCCAGAGCCAGATGTTGTGTCTTATAATACTGTTATCAAGGGGTTTTGTAGAAAAGGGCTAATGCAGGAGGCTATTAGAGTTCTCTCAGAGATGACCACTAAAGGGATTCAACCAACAATAGTTTCATACAATACTTTCTTGTCAGGTTATGTGGGGATGGAATTGTTTGATGAAGCAATTGAAGTCATTAGATTTATGATTGAGCACAATTGTAGGCCCAATGAACTAACTTACAAGATTGTAGTTGATGGTTATTGTAAAGCAGGGAAGCATGAGCAAGCAATGGACTTTGTGTCTAAGATTAAGGAGATTGATATCTCTCTTGATGATCGTTATGTAAAAAGATTAGGTTCTTGTATTAGGGAGAGAATGGGGTCTGTTTTGTGA
- the LOC106759323 gene encoding uncharacterized protein LOC106759323, with amino-acid sequence MFHHNKEECPPGTVPIQRMKYNFSEEKLLNDDILIKDIPGVHVAETFIPQSYAPLYQVNGISSLYNPKVEKGQISMSHIWVENGPVQSSNRITMGWHVHPAMYGDAKTHFYTSWTVDRKNFPGGYFRDTSTYGGPTYEVYMAITQDPKTKNWWIIAGKVNMGYYPAALFSNLGSASIVGWGGRTKANVGGHSPPMGSGHFPDGNRTHESYFRSPKIQGSSLIVYTPDSYMTKDFSDNTNCYAVSYHDKYYGEVYNEGVVQFGGPGGKCGI; translated from the exons ATGTTTCATCATAATAAGGAAGAATGTCCACCCGGAACAGTTCCTATAcaaagaatgaaatataatttctctgaagaaaaattattaaatgatgatATATTGATTAAAGACATTCCCGGAGTTCAC GTTGCAGAAACATTTATTCCACAAAGTTATGCTCCTCTTTATCAAGTTAATGGGATAAGTAGCCTTTATAATCCAAAAGTTGAGAAAGGTCAAATATCTATGTCTCATATATGGGTTGAAAATGGACCTGTTCAATCTTCCAACAGAATAACTATGGGATGGCAT GTACATCCAGCAATGTACGGTGATGCAAAGACCCATTTTTATACATCGTGGACG GTTGACAGAAAGAATTTCCCTGGTGGATATTTCCGTGACACATCTACCTACGGTGGCCCAACTTATGAGGTTTACATGGCTATTACTCAG GATCCAAAGACAAAAAATTGGTGGATAATTGCAGGAAAGGTAAACATGGGATATTATCCAGCAGCATTGTTCTCGAACTTAGGGTCAGCATCTATTGTAGGATGGGGTGGAAGAACGAAAGCCAACGTCGGTGGTCATAGTCCTCCAATGGGATCTGGGCATTTTCCTGATGGAAATAGGACTCATGAATCTTATTTTAGATCTCCCAAGATTCAAGGTTCATCACTGATTGTTTATACACCTGACTCTTATATGACCAAAGACTTCTCTGACAATACTAATTGTTATGCTGTTAGTTACCATGATAAATATTACGGAGAGGTTTATAATGAAGGTGTGGTTCAATTTGGAGGACCAGGAGGCAAGTGtggaatttaa